The genomic window AACAGGTTTAGGGTCGAATGGCCTGAAATATGCTCAAGAGCTGTTGGGGTATAGCGGCAATGCAAAAGCTGTGACTGGCGGTCAAATGGAGCATTACCGGGGATTGCTGAAGCAAGTTGATCGTACACATATTAAGTGGTACCCGACTCAGGAGGCCAGCTATAAATTGTATCGGCATTGGGAATGGAAGTATCATGACAAGTGGAGGAAAGATCCAAAACGCCAAATAAGGGATCGGGCCTCACTGATCCGCCCTGATGCACTCTTGGTCGTCCACGGGAAAAAGTTTTGGATTGAAGATGACACAGGAAAAGAGTGGCTGGATCAGCTGGGGAAGTTTAAGCGTTATATAGACAGCTTTGAACCTTTGGATCATCAGAAAAACCAGGTTATTTGGGTGACGGACAGCAAAAAACGGGCGAAAAACATGTAAGCCATTTGGGAGTATCGTACCAAGCTAACTGACAAGGAAACTCCAGAAATGTACTTTTTTGAATCTGGTGAGGAGACACAATTCATACTGGATATGGTAAAGATAAACGCCTCAGCGAGTTAGTCAGTAAGTAGATCAGTAAGATAGTCAGTAAAATAGTCAGTAATATGATCAATAAATAGATCAGTAAAAAATTGTCGAAATCTAGGTTGAGCTCTCTGATTTCAAGTAAAAAAACCGCACCTTAAAAAGCCAACCTGTTTCTACTATGACATAGCTTCTTTTTTCTCTCCTCCCCGTACTCCACCGAGACGGCCGCCCGCAGCCACCCGTTCGGCTCCGCTGGAACCCGGCGCCCGGGGGCTCGGCCTCGGGCTCTCCACTCCTCCTCCTCAGTTACCTCCCTTTTGTAAGCTGATAAATTATCTGATAATAATAATTTTCTATCTATTTAAGATGATGGGGGGCAAATGGAAATTTACGGGACTTCTTCCTACCCACTTCTTAATCACTTCTTTTGGGGTAGAGGTAGCATCGATCGAATTTGGTACCATCTGCCTAATAAATGGAAAATGACATAACTTGACATGACACCGAATGGTGTCCTAAAATGAATTCGACACCAAACGGTGTCCGATTAATCGGTGTCATTTTTAGGAATGATGAGGAGGGAGTGATTTTAAACGAGAAAAAGTCAAAAGCGGGATGTTTTTGATGCCGTTGCCGATCCAACTCGGCGCAAACTGCTTCGTCTGTTGGCAGATGCGGAAGAATTGCCTCTCCATGAGTTAACGGTTCATTTTCAAATGGGTCGTACAGCGGTTTCCAAGCATTTGGCGATCCTTAAAGATGCCGGTCTCGTAACCGACCGAAGAGTCGGCAGGGAAACGCGGTATCGGCTGAATGCCGCTCCATTGAAAGAAATTCAGGATTGGGTATCTTTTTACGAAAAATTCTGGAGAGAAAAAATGGTCCTTTTAAAACATTTATTACAGGAGGAACAAAAAATGAAACCGGACGTTTCACTAGATTTTCACTTTAAGAGTCCAATCAAGCAGGTGTGGTTTGCCTTAACAGATTCGACTACTCTTGCGAAATGGATAGGGATGGATAATGATTTTAAACCGGTCGTTGGACATAAATTTCAGTTTCGGACCGAGCCGACAGAATGGTGGAATGGAATTGTAGATTGCGAAGTACTCGAAGTAGACGAGCCTCATAGGTTATCTTACACTTGGGTAAGCGGTTCGGAAAGTACTACGGTTACATGGACTTTGAAAGAAGCTCCGGACGGAACTACCCATCTGCATCTCGAACAAACCGGATTCAAAGATGAACAAGCGCAAAACGGAGCGATATATGGTTGGAAGAAAATGCTTGACCAGCTCGAAAAAATGTTAGCAGAACTGTAACACATACGTGTACGTCTCGTGATCTCTGTCCATCAATTCAACAAATTCACATATAAAACCCAGCTGAAAGACCGCTGGTTTGTCAATAGCCTCTGCCCAGCTTTTATTGCTGGGCTTTTTTTGGTCTTATGGCTGCGATCACCATAGAGACCATATTCTATTACCTTCGTCCTTTGTACGCTTTCTCCCCGAAAAGATTTAACTGGGTATCTAATGATCTCCTTTATTTCTCCAATTGGTTTCATCTGATGGCACACTCCTTTAGGTACACCTCCAAGGAAGGGATGGCGGACAGATCCGCTTGNNNNNNNNNNNNNNNNNNNNNNNNNNNNNNNNNNNNNNNNNNNNNNNNNNNNNNNNNNNNNNNNNNNNNNNNNNNNNNNNNNNNNNNNNNNNNNNNNNNNNNNNNNNNNNNNNNNNNNNNNNNNNNNNNNNGTTGCACAAGTACGAAATGGGTGTATTAAAATTTGCTCTGCTAGAGTCCGGACATCTGCCCGCTAATCCCATTTAGTGGGCATATTTTTAGCTACCTCAACATTTGTGTTCACAATTTTTCCTGAAGGCGGGCGCTCGTTTAATTTCGGACTTACTATGTATGCGCCGTCTCTACAGTACGGAGCAATGAATAGTCTGAAGCGAGATTGCATGAAAGGAGGTTTATATTATGAGCGGATTCGGATTTGGTGGTTTCCATCATTTTGGTTTCGGATTGCGTCGCTTGTTGATTTTCCTGTTGGTGATCGCAACTATTTTTGTTTTCGCCGGCGTTGGATTTGGTTTCTAACGGATTTACACACAATGAGCCCAACTTATGTTGGGTGAGGCTATAAACAAACCCAGTGGCAAAAGCCCTGGGTTGTTGTTTATAGTTTGGGAGAAAGTGGAGAAATATAGACAGAGTTCACGAGA from Polycladomyces subterraneus includes these protein-coding regions:
- a CDS encoding SRPBCC family protein yields the protein MKPDVSLDFHFKSPIKQVWFALTDSTTLAKWIGMDNDFKPVVGHKFQFRTEPTEWWNGIVDCEVLEVDEPHRLSYTWVSGSESTTVTWTLKEAPDGTTHLHLEQTGFKDEQAQNGAIYGWKKMLDQLEKMLAEL